The Magnetococcales bacterium region CGGCGACGATGGCGTCCACCTGACCGGAATCCAGCATGGTGATGCGTTTGTTCCACTCCTGTCCGGTGGAGATCACCCGGGCATCCCGGGGTTGCAGCCCGTCGGAGCGCAGCAGCAGTTCCAGGAGTTGCTGGGCCACGGTTTTGGCGTTGACCGCGCTGGTGTGGACTCCGACGATGCGTCCTTTGAGATCGGCGATGCGGCGCACCTGGTTTTCCAGCGCCTTGCGCACGATCAGCACGAACTGGGGCACGTCGGAGACGGCGGCCACCCCCACCAGATCCCCCCCATGGGCCTTGAGGGACATGAGGGCCGGAAAACCCACCACCGTGAAATCGCTGTTGCGGGAGATCATTTCCTTGATGGCCAGTCCGCCGCCATCGACGTGTTTCAAGGAGACCTCCAACCCTTCCTCCCGGTCGGCGCCGATCAGGGGCATGAGGTCGATGGGCAGATAGGAGAGATTGCGGGGACCAACGACACTCACCACGGTTTTCATGGAGGGGATATCGTGGGGGCCGCCGTGGGCCGGGGCGGCGATCAGCAGCCACAACAGCAACGCAGGAAACATCCAGTCGCGCCGGAAAGGGGTCATGGGTGGGTCTCGCAGTTTTCCAGGGGTGTTATCATGTTGTCATATATTAGCGCAAATGCTCCCCACCGTCCACGCGAATCAATTCACCGGTGATGAAGTCGTGTCGGATCAGAAACAGGAGCGCGGCAACGATGTCGTCGGGGCTGCCGACCCGGCCCGCCGGCGTGGCGGCGCCGATGGTCTTGAAGCGTTCCGGGGAGTCTCCCGGGGCCGGCAGAATCGGACCCGGGCCGATGGCGTTGACCCGGATGGCGGGAGCCAGTTCCAGGGCGGCCTGACGGGTCAGGGTCCAGAGGGCGGATTTGGCTGCCGAATAGGCGGCGTAATCGGCGCGGGGCTGGTGGGCGTGACGGTCGATGATCTGGATGATCTGGCCGGTTTGTCCCGGGGGCAGACGTTGGGCGAAATCCCGGGTCAGCAGAAACGGGGCGGTGAGATTGATGGCCAGATGACGGTTCCATTGACCGACGGTAGTGTGACGGACGGATCCCCGCTCGAAAATGGCGGCATTGTTGACCAGCAGGGTGACGGGTTTCCCGAAAGCCGCCTCGGCCCGCTGGATCAGGGTTTCGGTCTGTCCGCTGTCCGCCAGATCGGCCTGGAGGGTATGGGCGGTGCCGCCCTGGGCGATGATGGCGGCGGCCAACTCCCTGGCGGCGGCCTCCGAGCCGTGATGATGGATGGCGACCGTCATGCCTTCCCGGGCCAGGGCGCGGACGCAGGCCGCTCCGAGGCGGCGGGCGCCTCCGGTGACCAGCGCGGTGGTGGAATGGCAAGGCATGGGACTCTCCCTTTTTTGCCGGATCATGAAACCGTTCCGGCCAATGGTGTCGATGGGAACCGGTTTGTTATCCGGGGTTGCCGGCCGGCTGTCAAGAGGTCGGATGGTGCAACTTTTCTTGCGGGGGCAACTTTTTGGACAGTCGGACAGCGTGTTGAAAAACAGGTCTTTTTTTGCGGATGTTCGGTGTGGGCCCCGGAAGGTGTCGGTTTTCGGGCAGAAGGCGCTACCGGTGCGGGGATGAGGATTGGATTGATTTCTTGGGGGGTTGCAAGATCGTTACTTATTGGTATGATAATTGCAATTTTTCTTTGCAAATGTTTCGTAAATGTCTTTCTCGTGAATGGTCGAGAATCTGAAACCATACAGTGGGTATACGGTATTGGCATTCATGCACAAGGAATTAAGACGATGAGACTCCAGGAACGGGCTTTGCGGACCCATGACGAGGGTCGGGTGGTACGGTTCGTTCCTCCTGCCGAGTTCAGGCGGGAGGCGAGCGTGTGGATGACGGATGTGAGCGATCAACTGGAACTGGTGAAACGTCGGGGAGGTGATGCGGTTTTGACGGATCACATTTCCCGCTCCATGGGAGAGTTTCGCCGCATGGCCGCTCTGCGGGGATTGAACGAAGTGGCCGAACTGGCCGGGAGCGTCTCCCGAGCCTTGGAACACACCCCATCCAAAAACGAAACCGCCCGTTCGGTGGTGGCCTTGTCTTTGGCGGCGGTGAGTCAGATCCAGTGGCTGCTCAACCCTTCGGTGGAAGGGGCGGGACGGAATGCCCGGCGCATCGTCCAGGGCCTGCTGCAACAGTGGTGATTTTTTTCGTTGTTTGTGAACAATCAAAGGCAAGGTTCATGCTCCGGAACTTGGTGCTTCACGGACAATAGGGACAGATTATACATACCATATTTATAATGGTATTGGAATTGAGTTGCATTATGGTTTATCGTGACCTTCACGCCATGGTGCAATGGACCCTTTCCCGGGCTGTTGGCCGTGCGCTTTCGGTAAGTCTTGCGTACCGTCCCTCGATCTTCAACCCCCCGGAGAAATGGTCATGAATAAACCGTATCTTTCCGCCGCCAACGGTCATCCCATCGCCGACAATCAGAATACCGTCACGGCGGGCCGGCGCGGTCCCGCCTTGCTTCAGGACTGGTGGCTGATTGAAAAGCTGGCCCATTTCGTGCGCGAACGCATCCCGGAACGGGTGGTCCATGCCAAAGGGTCCGGAGCCTTCGGAACCTTGACCATCACCCATGACATTACCCGTTTCAGCAAGGCTGCGGTTTTTGCCAGCGTCGGCAAGCAGACTCCCGCCTTTTTGCGTTTTTCCACGGTGGCCGGAGAACGGGGAGCCGCTGACGCCGAACGGGATGTGCGGGGATTTGCCCTGAAGTTTTATACCGACGAGGGCAACTGGGATGTGGTGGGCAACAACACTCCGGTCTTTTTCATCCGGGATCCGTTGAAATTCCCAGACTTCATCCACAGCCAAAAACGTGACCCCAAAACCAATCTGCGCTCCAACGTGGCCGCCTGGGATTTTTGGACCCGTCATCCCGAAGCGCTGCATCAGGTGACGATTCTGATGTCGGATCGGGGGATCCCGCAGAATTTTCGTCACATTCATGGATTTGGAAGTCATACCTACAGCTTTATCAATGCCGCCAACGAGCGGTTCTGGGTCAAATTCCACTTCAAGTCCATGCAAGGGATCGCCAACTGGACCGATGCAGAGGCGGCCCAGGTGGTGGCCAACGATCGGGAATCGGCGCAACGGGATCTGTTCGAGGCCATCGCCCGGGGGGATTATCCCAGGTGGCGTTTTTGCGTGCAGGTGATGCCCGAAGCCGAGGCGCTCACCTATCGCATCAATCCGTTTGACCTGACCAAAGTCTGGCCCCACGCGGATTATCCTTTGATCGAGGTGGGCATCCTCGAACTGAACCGCAACCCGGAAAACTATTTCGCCGATGTGGAGCAGGTGGCCTTCAGTCCGGCCAATCTGGCTCCAGGCATCGCCGCCTCCCCGGACCGCATGCTGCAGGGACGACTGTTTTCCTATGGTGATGCCCACCGCTATCGCCTGGGAATCAACCATCATCAAATTCCGGTCAACGCTCCCCGCTGTCCGTTTGCCCGGGTGTTCCATCGGGACGGGGCCGGACGGGTGGATGGCAATCTGGGGGATATGGTGAACCATCAACCCAACCGGTTCGGGGCGTTTCCCGAAGCCCCCGAAGCCGCCGAACCGCCGCTCCCCCTGTCCGGAGACGCGGACCGATACAATCATCGCGAGGACGCGGATTATTACAGTCAGGCCGGCGCGCTGTTCCGGTTGATGCTCCCGGCGCAACAACAGGCCTTGTGCGGCAATATCGCGCGTCACATCCGGGGCGTGCCCCAGGAGATCGTGGATCAGGCGTTGGAGATGTTCCGGCAGGCGGATCCCGACTATGCCGCCGGGGTGGCCGAGGCGATCCGGAGCTTGTGACACCCGTCGATCGATGATGGCAAACCCGGGAGGATCTGGAGGATTTCTCTTCCAGACCCTCCCCCCTCCCCGGTTTCCAGAGCTTCCGGGGTTGGGTCCGAGCAAATTGGTATTCAATCTGCATAATTTTTTCCAGGGTTAACGCCAAAGGCCATCGCGCCCGGGAACGAACACGAAAACCATGGAAAAAATTCAAACCATCGAGGCGCTGGCCGAAACGGTCGCCGCCCTCAAGCGTGCGGGTAAGCGGGTGGTCCACTGTCATGGCTGCTTCGACCTGCTGCACATCGGTCATTTGCGTCATTTTCAGCAGGCCCGCGCCCTGGGGGATGCGTTGATCGTCACCTTGACCCCGGATCGCTTCGTGGACAAGGGGGCCAACCGTCCCGCCTTTCCGGAAGCCCTGCGGGCCGAGGCCCTCTCCGCGTTGGCCTGCGTGGATTACGTGGCCATCAACGCCTGGCCCACCGCCGTGGAAACCTTGCATCTTTTGCAACCGGCTTACTACGTCAAGGGGGTGGAGTTCCGCGATACCGGCGAGGATTTTACCGGTAAAATGGGCGTCGAGGCGGAGGTGGCCCGCTCCCTCGGGGTGGAACTGCGTTTCACCGGGGATATCGTTTTCAGTTCCACGACGTTGATCAATCGCCATTTGTCCAGTTTTTCCGAGGATGTGCGCAACTATCTGCAATTGTTCCGGGGACGCTTCTCCCTGGACACGGTGCTCGGGGTGCTGGACCGGATGCGGGATCTCAAGGTGCTGGTGATCGGTGATGCCATCATCGACGATTATCATTATGTCACCGCCATCGGCAAATCCTCGAAGGATCCGATCCTCGCCTTGAAACACATCTCCAGCGACCAGTTCGCCGGGGGAACCGTGGCCATCGCCAATCAGGTGGCCTGTTTCGCCGGAGAGGTGGAACTGCTCACGGTGCTGGGCACCCAGGAGAGCCACGAACCTTTTTTGCGCGGTTGTCTGGCCAAGAATCTCACGCCCCGATTTTTCATGCATCCGGGGGTGCCCACCCTGGTCAAGCGGCGTTTTCTGGAAAGTTACGCCCTGACCAAACTGTTCGAGGTGTATGTCGAAGGGGATGCCCCGCTGCCCCATCCGGTGGAAGCCGACATGCGTGCTTGGCTGGCGGGAAATCTCTCCCGGTTCGATCTGGTGATCGTGGCTGATTACGGCCATGGCGCCATCACCGCACCGTTGGTGGCGGATCTGGTGGCCTCCCGGGCCTATCTGGCGGTCAACACCCAGGCCAACGCCGGCAATCGGGGCTATCATACCATTTCCCGTTACGAGCGGGCCGATTACGTCTGTCTGGCGGAGCCTGAGGTGCGACTGGAACGCCGCTGCATCTCCGGAGAGATCCATCCCCTGGTCTCCGAGGTGGCCAACTCCCTCCACTGTCGTAAAATTTCCGTCACCCGTGGCAAACACGGCTCCATCGTGGGGGACGCCTCCGGGGAGAGCGTGGATGTGCCGGCGTTTGTCTTCAACGCGGTGGATCGGGTTGGGGCCGGAGACGCCTATCTCTCCGTCACCGCACCCGCCGCCTTCCTCGACGCCCCTAACGAGGTGATCGGCCTGATCGGCAACGCCTTGGGATCCATGGCCGTGGAGATCATCGGCAATCAGCGGGCCGTGGATGCGCTGGCGCTGAAAAAACATATCACGTCGATCTTGAAGTGAGGGGAGAGGGGGGTTGCGTTTCTGAAAGTGGGATTGTTTGGGCTGGTTGGTATCGTTTTTCTGATCGCGTCTGAGATTGTTTGAGAGTCTGAAAAAAGACTTATCCGTTTATGATTCTTTCGTCACAGCCGTTCTCAGCGTTTCCACCTGCGTCACCAACTCCCGCACCTGCGTCAAGATTGTTTGGTAGTCGAGATCAGCGCCCAGTTCATCGAAGGATTCGTATCGGAACTGGACGGCAAATGGGGACAGTTCGGCGAGATCCCACAACGCCTCCACATCGATGCCGTTTTGTTCCAGCGACACGATCAGGGAACGCAGACTGTGGGTTTTGGGCGGTTCGTGGCCCAGGATCGCCAGCCATGCCTTGAGAGTCTTTTCCACCGCCTGTTGGGCGTGAAAACCGAACGCTTCTTCCGGAGCATGGGCCACGGATGACAGAATTTCAAGCACCTGGAGATCCTTGCCCGCCATGGTCATCAGGATGCGGGCGGTTTCAAGGTCGCGCATACAACACCCGGCCTTCCTTCAACGCCTTGTGAACCAGATGATGGGTCGCATGTCTGAAGCGTTCGATCTCCTCCCGGCTGTAGACCAGAATGTCCGTGGCTGCGGGAAACCGTCCCATGGCCCGTTCCAGTCGTGCCATCTCCCGGAAGCGGCTGCGCGTCGGCCCGAACGGCTCTGACTCCACCACCAGCAGATCCAGGTCGGAATCGTCCCGCCCCTCGCCTCGGGCATGAGATCCGAAGAGAATCACCTGTTCCGGGTCCGCCGCCTCGACGAGGATCCGGGTCGCCTCTGTCAACAAGATCTGAGTCACCTGGGTCATGATGGCCCTCCCTTCGATCGGATCGTGGGACCGACTCACGCCCCCGCCACCACCTTGGCGATGCGTTTGGCGTGGTAAAAAATGCGCTTGAAATTTTCGTAAAGATCCATTTGCAGGGTATAGAGGGTAAAATCTGCCGCTCCGCTGCGCAGGACCCGCATCTGTTCCAGGCGGTTTTGGGTGTCCATGGTGGAAATCGACTCCTTGCGGGCCATCACCTCACGGGCCAACGTGGGATCGTCGGTCAAAAAGGCGTCGGCGGCCTGACGGAACGCCGCCCGCACGGCGTGATGATAGTCGGTGAGAGCGGTGCGGATTTCGGGGGGGAAGTCGGGTCGCTGGTCGAGGCGGGTTTCGGTGAGGTGGCCCAGATTGTTTTCGATGATGTCGCCGATGGCTTCTAGTTCATTGGCCACGGTCATGGCGGCCATGAGTTCGCCGGCGGCCTGGGGCGTAAGGTTGGCGCCGCCGATTCCCGCCAGATAGCGGGTGACGGCCCGGTGGATTTCGTCCACCCGGTCATCCATCTTGCGCATGCGGGCGATCACCTGGGGATCGGCGGTGAAAAGCGCCTCGGGTACCAAGGTGAGCATCTCTTCGACCATGGCGGCGATCAGTCCCACCTCGCGACGGGCCATGGCCAAAGCCAGGGTGGGGGTGTCCAGGAGATCGTCATCCAGGTAGCGGGGCCAGTAGCGTTCGGTGAAGTCCAGTTCTTGCACCTCGGTTCCGTAGGGATCCGGCAGCAGACGATGGGCCAGATCTGTCAGGGGGCGCAGCAGGGGCAGTCCCGCCAGGGAGACCAGACCATTGAAAAACAGATGGAAAATCACCAATCTCCACCCGTCGGTCACCGGCAGCCAGTTCAGCGCCGCACCGGCCTGGGGCAGCCACCAAGCCACCAGCAGCACCCCTGTGCCCTGAAAGATCAAATGAGCCATGAACAGCCGTTTGATCTGGGCGCTTTGTTCCTGGAGCAGCGCGGAGAAGGGCAGGGCGGCGCCGAGATTGGCGGCCAGGCTCATGGCCAGGGCGGCGGGCAGGGACAGGAGTCCGGATCCGGTCAAGACCAGCAGCAGTCCGATCACGGCGTGGGAGGAACCCAGTATGGTCGCGGCCACCAGGGTCGCGACCAGGGGAATCCAGGGATGGGTCAGGAGCGCCCCCAGGAACGAGGCGTGACGCATGGTCTCTTCCAGCGTGGCGAGCCCCAGAAAAAGCAGTCCCACCCCGAGCAACAGATGGCCGATGAAACGCAGTTCCGCACGGGTGGTGGCGTACAGCAGCATCGGTCCCACCGCCAGGGGCAGGACCGCCAGATAAGACGGAATCGCGGCCAGCAACAGCACCAGCAGGGAGGTCCCCGCCAGACTGCCCAAAAGCAGCAGCAGGGTCTGTCGACAGGCCAGTAGATTGCTGGCGGCCAGGGTTCCCAGCAGTTCCAGGATGGTCCGGTTGGACAGCAGCAGCGCACCGGCGCCACTGCCGGCCAGCCAGCCCCGCAGATCGAAAGAGTCGATGGCCCCGAGCCGTTTGGTGATGGACTCCCCGTGGAGGTTGGAAAGGGCGAACAGGGTTTTTTCCAGCCCGTACAGGTAGAGGGTCGCGCCGGTGATCCCCTGGGCGATGGCGGGCCAGGAGGCGCTCATGGGGGATCGGACTCCCGACCCCCGGTGGACAGATCCAGGGCGGCGGCCAGCAGGCGTTGGGTATAGGGATGACGGGGGGAGTCGAACAGTTCACGGGTGGGACCGGACTCCACCACCCGACCGTTTTGCATCACCATCACCTCGTGGGCCATGGCCCGGATCACCCGCAGATCGTGGGAGATGAACAGATAGGCCAAACCGTGATCCTGTTGCAGTTTTTTCAGCAGTTTCAGGATTTGGGCCTGCACCGACAGATCCAGGGCGCTGGTGGGTTCGTCGAGTACCAGCAGTTCGGGCTTGAGGATCATGGCCCGGGCAATGGCGATGCGCTGTCTTTGACCCCCGGAAAATTGATGGGGATAACGGTCCAGGGTATCGGTATCCAGTCCCACCTCGGCGAGAATCTCCTGGACCCGGGCCCGTCGTTGCGCCGGATCGGGTTCCAGACCGTGGATGAGCAATCCCTCTTCGAGGATTTCGCCGATGGTCAGGCGGGGCGAAAGCGAGGAGAAGGGATCCTGAAATACCACCTGCATGCGGCGGCGGCGCAGACGTTGGGTGTTGCGGTCTCCGGAGCGCAGATCCAGGTCCGAGAAGCGGATCTCTCCCTGGCTGCTGTTGAGCTGCAAGATCGCCTCACCCAGAGTGGTCTTGCCGCTGCCGGACTCTCCCACCACCCCCAGGGTTTCCCCTTTGCGCAACTGGAACGACACCTCGTCCACCGCCTTGATCCAGCCCACGGTCCGCTTGAACAGCCCCCGCTTGATGGGAAAATGACAGCGCAGGTTGTTGGCGGTCAACAGCACCGGGGCGTTGGCGGGGCGGCGGGGGGGATGGGTGTCCGGTAGGGCCGCCAGCAGGGTGCGGGTGTAGGGGTGGCGCGGGTTGCTGAACAGGGTCTGGGTGGGCGCGGTTTCCACGATTCGGCCCTGACGCATCACATAGACCCGATCGGCGCATTTGCGCACCATGGGGAGGTCATGGGTGATCAGCAGCATGGCCATGTTGAGTTCCCGGCGCAGCCGGGTGAGCAGTTCGAGGATTTGCGCCTGGATGGTGACATCCAGGGCGGTGGTGGGTTCGTCGGCGATCAGCAGGGAGGGGTGACGCGCCAGGGCCATGGCGATCAACACCCGTTGCCGTTGTCCCCCGGAAAGCTGATGGGGAAAGGAGTCCAGCCGGGATTCGGGATCCGGAATCCCGGTCCAGTCGAGGAGTTCGGCGGCTCGGTGGCGCAGGGAGCGGGGATCGACGCTGGGATCTTGCTGGAGGGCTTCGATCAGTTGACGTCCGATGGGATAGACCGGATTCAAGGCGGTCATGGGTTCCTGGAACACCATGGCCATTTCCGCGCCCCGCAGTTTGCGCAGGGGTTCCGGATCCAAGGTGGTGGTCTGGCGTCCCCGGTAATAGATGCCTTCGGCGGTGACGATGGCCGAAGGGGGGAGCAGACGCAGCAAGGAGAGGGCCGCGACGCTTTTGCCGCTGCCGGACTCCCCCACCAGGGCCACGGTTTCGCCGGGGGCGATGAAAAAGGAGATGCCCTGGACCGCGTCCACGGTCCCCATTTCCCCCTGAAAGCGTACCCAGAGGTTTTCCACCGACAGCAGGGGTTTGAGGGGGGTGGGGGCGTTCATTCCTTGCGGGGATCCATGGCGTCGCGCAGTGCCTCGCCGATGAAGTTGAGCAACAGCAGCATCACCACCAGGGTGACGAAGGCGGAAAGCGACAGCCACCAGGCTTCGATGTTGCCTTTGCCCTGGCGGAGTAGTTCTCCCAGACTCGGGGTGGTGGGGGGTACCCCCAGGCCCAGAAAGTCCAGGCTGGTCAAGGCGAGGATCGCCCCGGAGACCCGGAACGGCAGAAAGGTGATCACCGGGGTCATGGCGTTGGGCAGCAGATGGCGAAACATGATGGACCGATCCGACGCCCCCATGGCCCGAGCCGCCTTGACGTAGACCAGATTGCGGGCCCGCAGGAACTCGGCGCGCACGTAGTCGGCGAGGCTCATCCAGCCGAAGAGGGACAACAGGATCAGCAACAGCGGGATGCCGGGATTGAAGATGCCGGCGAAGATGATCAGCAGATACAGTTCCGGCATGCTGCCCCAGATCTCCATGAAGCGTTGCAGCCACAGGTCCACCCGTCCGCCGAAGTAGCCCTGGATGGCACCGGCCACGATGCCCACCGCCACCCCGACGAGGGTGAGGCTCAAGGCGAACAGCACCGACAGTCGAAAGCCGTAGATGAGGCGTGCCAGCACGTCGCGGGCGCGATCGTCGGTGCCGAGCAGATGGCCGTCGCCGGGCCGGGCCGGGGCTGGGCGGGTGGCGTGCAGATCGATGGTGGCATAGCCGTGGGGATTGGGGGGAAAGATTACCCAGTTGTTGCCCTTGCGGAGATTTTTGAGGATTTCCGGATCTTTGTAGTCGGTTTCGGTGATGAATTCCCCGCCGAAGGTGGTTTCCGGATAGCTGGTGACCAGGGGAAAGTAGAAGCTCCCTTCGTAGCGGAGGATCAAAGGCTTGTCGTTGGAGATCACCTCGGCGCCCAGGGAGAGCAGGAACAGGATGGAAAAAATCCACAAGGAGACGCGGCCACGGGGATTGGCCTGGAAGCGGCGCCAGCGACGAAGCAGGAGCGGAGAGGGGTGAAGGAACCTCGGCATGGCTGAAGAGCATACCCGATCCTTCGGTTTTCGGCAAGGGTGGGGACCGGGGGTGGGAAAAGGGTGTTCCTGGCTTGGCCCGCAAGTTGCGAAACGCTGGATGGCGCGATGGAATTTTTTTGGGTGTGCCTTGTTGGGTGTGCGGCATGGGGTCGCGCGTTGGGATATTCGGGTTCGCGGACGAGCCCACTACTTAAGAAAAGAAAGAGGCGTGGCGCATGGAAGGTGTTCACGAGAGGTGGGAAGAGTTTCCCCGGGTCCGGACCGTCATGCCGCAAGGATCCGGGAGCGATGGGACGATGGCCGGGTGCGGCTGTGGCTTCGGGAGCGGCGCCGGTGTGGAGGACGAACCGATCTCCCCGCGGCCTCCTTTGTCCCCGTTGAACCTCGACACGGTTTTGACGGTGGAGGATTTGCGGCGTCTTTTGAAGATCGTCGCTTACAGTTGAGTGGTCCGTTTGGGGCCGTGATGGCGGGAATCCGGGTGGCGTGATGCGGATTGTGAACCGATTGTTGAACGATGTCTTGTTGCTGGAACTGCCTGTCATCGAAGAGGGGTCGGCCCGGCGGATGGTGTTGGACCGGGAGGCGTTGATCCGGGTGGGGATTGACGCCCCTTTTGTGCAGGACAACCATTCGCGTTCGGTTCGCAACGTATTGCGTGGTCTGCATTATCAAAGCCTTCATCCCCAGGGCAAGCTGGTGCGGGTGATCGAGGGGGGGATTTTTGACGTGATGGTGGATCTGCGTCGCGCTTCCGCCACCTTTGGCCAGTCGGCCTGGGTGACCCTCGCCGCCGGAACGGGTCAACT contains the following coding sequences:
- a CDS encoding ABC transporter substrate-binding protein codes for the protein MTPFRRDWMFPALLLWLLIAAPAHGGPHDIPSMKTVVSVVGPRNLSYLPIDLMPLIGADREEGLEVSLKHVDGGGLAIKEMISRNSDFTVVGFPALMSLKAHGGDLVGVAAVSDVPQFVLIVRKALENQVRRIADLKGRIVGVHTSAVNAKTVAQQLLELLLRSDGLQPRDARVISTGQEWNKRITMLDSGQVDAIVAEEPFASTMLTEGKVFFLVNLAEPQTTAHIPGAQVLHAALATRPDVVANDPEKVRRLVKALGRALRWIAEHSPEELTDRLNVIHPDERAQLLLCLRKYPRLFSKDGAFSNRQIQETNRFFHASTPEAPSIRMENLINDRWAGRKE
- a CDS encoding SDR family oxidoreductase — protein: MIRQKRESPMPCHSTTALVTGGARRLGAACVRALAREGMTVAIHHHGSEAAARELAAAIIAQGGTAHTLQADLADSGQTETLIQRAEAAFGKPVTLLVNNAAIFERGSVRHTTVGQWNRHLAINLTAPFLLTRDFAQRLPPGQTGQIIQIIDRHAHQPRADYAAYSAAKSALWTLTRQAALELAPAIRVNAIGPGPILPAPGDSPERFKTIGAATPAGRVGSPDDIVAALLFLIRHDFITGELIRVDGGEHLR
- a CDS encoding catalase, with product MVMNKPYLSAANGHPIADNQNTVTAGRRGPALLQDWWLIEKLAHFVRERIPERVVHAKGSGAFGTLTITHDITRFSKAAVFASVGKQTPAFLRFSTVAGERGAADAERDVRGFALKFYTDEGNWDVVGNNTPVFFIRDPLKFPDFIHSQKRDPKTNLRSNVAAWDFWTRHPEALHQVTILMSDRGIPQNFRHIHGFGSHTYSFINAANERFWVKFHFKSMQGIANWTDAEAAQVVANDRESAQRDLFEAIARGDYPRWRFCVQVMPEAEALTYRINPFDLTKVWPHADYPLIEVGILELNRNPENYFADVEQVAFSPANLAPGIAASPDRMLQGRLFSYGDAHRYRLGINHHQIPVNAPRCPFARVFHRDGAGRVDGNLGDMVNHQPNRFGAFPEAPEAAEPPLPLSGDADRYNHREDADYYSQAGALFRLMLPAQQQALCGNIARHIRGVPQEIVDQALEMFRQADPDYAAGVAEAIRSL
- a CDS encoding adenylyltransferase/cytidyltransferase family protein, coding for MEKIQTIEALAETVAALKRAGKRVVHCHGCFDLLHIGHLRHFQQARALGDALIVTLTPDRFVDKGANRPAFPEALRAEALSALACVDYVAINAWPTAVETLHLLQPAYYVKGVEFRDTGEDFTGKMGVEAEVARSLGVELRFTGDIVFSSTTLINRHLSSFSEDVRNYLQLFRGRFSLDTVLGVLDRMRDLKVLVIGDAIIDDYHYVTAIGKSSKDPILALKHISSDQFAGGTVAIANQVACFAGEVELLTVLGTQESHEPFLRGCLAKNLTPRFFMHPGVPTLVKRRFLESYALTKLFEVYVEGDAPLPHPVEADMRAWLAGNLSRFDLVIVADYGHGAITAPLVADLVASRAYLAVNTQANAGNRGYHTISRYERADYVCLAEPEVRLERRCISGEIHPLVSEVANSLHCRKISVTRGKHGSIVGDASGESVDVPAFVFNAVDRVGAGDAYLSVTAPAAFLDAPNEVIGLIGNALGSMAVEIIGNQRAVDALALKKHITSILK
- a CDS encoding HEPN domain-containing protein, producing the protein MRDLETARILMTMAGKDLQVLEILSSVAHAPEEAFGFHAQQAVEKTLKAWLAILGHEPPKTHSLRSLIVSLEQNGIDVEALWDLAELSPFAVQFRYESFDELGADLDYQTILTQVRELVTQVETLRTAVTKES
- a CDS encoding nucleotidyltransferase domain-containing protein, with translation MTQVTQILLTEATRILVEAADPEQVILFGSHARGEGRDDSDLDLLVVESEPFGPTRSRFREMARLERAMGRFPAATDILVYSREEIERFRHATHHLVHKALKEGRVLYARP
- a CDS encoding Na/Pi cotransporter family protein, which produces MSASWPAIAQGITGATLYLYGLEKTLFALSNLHGESITKRLGAIDSFDLRGWLAGSGAGALLLSNRTILELLGTLAASNLLACRQTLLLLLGSLAGTSLLVLLLAAIPSYLAVLPLAVGPMLLYATTRAELRFIGHLLLGVGLLFLGLATLEETMRHASFLGALLTHPWIPLVATLVAATILGSSHAVIGLLLVLTGSGLLSLPAALAMSLAANLGAALPFSALLQEQSAQIKRLFMAHLIFQGTGVLLVAWWLPQAGAALNWLPVTDGWRLVIFHLFFNGLVSLAGLPLLRPLTDLAHRLLPDPYGTEVQELDFTERYWPRYLDDDLLDTPTLALAMARREVGLIAAMVEEMLTLVPEALFTADPQVIARMRKMDDRVDEIHRAVTRYLAGIGGANLTPQAAGELMAAMTVANELEAIGDIIENNLGHLTETRLDQRPDFPPEIRTALTDYHHAVRAAFRQAADAFLTDDPTLAREVMARKESISTMDTQNRLEQMRVLRSGAADFTLYTLQMDLYENFKRIFYHAKRIAKVVAGA
- a CDS encoding ABC transporter ATP-binding protein, with the translated sequence MLFSHAEVPSPLSAPASSLAPLPGQSPWPRLLVDFFHPVPALPGRRGDLQRQAFDPPLRRELLLSPGHQLSGNHLRRGIHHRNRLQRSGNPQKSPQGQQLGNLSPQSPRLCHHRSARHPPSPGPARRRPSARHRRSRPRRAGTPHLRLSTVGAVRLEPHPRRGGGGHRGRCHPGLLRRTGGPVAATLHGDLGQHAGTVSADHLRRHLQSRHPAVADPVVPLRLDEPRRLRARRVPAGPQSGLRQGGSGHGGVGSVHHVSPSAAQRHDPGDHLSAVPGLRGDPRLDQPGLSGPGGTPHHPESGRTTPPGQRQHRSLVAVAFRLRHPGGDAAVAQLHRRGTARRHGSPQGMNAPTPLKPLLSVENLWVRFQGEMGTVDAVQGISFFIAPGETVALVGESGSGKSVAALSLLRLLPPSAIVTAEGIYYRGRQTTTLDPEPLRKLRGAEMAMVFQEPMTALNPVYPIGRQLIEALQQDPSVDPRSLRHRAAELLDWTGIPDPESRLDSFPHQLSGGQRQRVLIAMALARHPSLLIADEPTTALDVTIQAQILELLTRLRRELNMAMLLITHDLPMVRKCADRVYVMRQGRIVETAPTQTLFSNPRHPYTRTLLAALPDTHPPRRPANAPVLLTANNLRCHFPIKRGLFKRTVGWIKAVDEVSFQLRKGETLGVVGESGSGKTTLGEAILQLNSSQGEIRFSDLDLRSGDRNTQRLRRRRMQVVFQDPFSSLSPRLTIGEILEEGLLIHGLEPDPAQRRARVQEILAEVGLDTDTLDRYPHQFSGGQRQRIAIARAMILKPELLVLDEPTSALDLSVQAQILKLLKKLQQDHGLAYLFISHDLRVIRAMAHEVMVMQNGRVVESGPTRELFDSPRHPYTQRLLAAALDLSTGGRESDPP
- the rfbC gene encoding dTDP-4-dehydrorhamnose 3,5-epimerase, with amino-acid sequence MRIVNRLLNDVLLLELPVIEEGSARRMVLDREALIRVGIDAPFVQDNHSRSVRNVLRGLHYQSLHPQGKLVRVIEGGIFDVMVDLRRASATFGQSAWVTLAAGTGQLLWIPPGFAHGFQVLSERVDFLYSVTDYRYPEHERILLWSDPALAIPWPLNGASPILSARDQAGIPFADTVGLLAGWGAV